A genomic segment from Streptomyces sp. NBC_01233 encodes:
- a CDS encoding glycosyl hydrolase translates to MNDRFDFAFDFDLDELAPADAASEEAVERFWSGDLTALSQHHTTPNGSHSFVVAHDQSATWGIPGAPQVMAIAVARDLTRFTYTLETSHHATVSFAQNWLVERGCPPERIAKIRGGSLKPADDLTVWVERQIRESGARYEVLDNHTSDFDPCETWTLTRDSRADDAPIRVFHEEWDHGAGTYTMREGAFVDAGAAHAWLDDRSGPLPEPPEYRDDNGAVVRARIARIALARSAGASAAPMAGRDVPRTPPAGPAQRQVQGRLL, encoded by the coding sequence ATGAACGACCGCTTCGACTTCGCCTTCGATTTCGATCTCGACGAACTCGCCCCCGCCGATGCCGCATCCGAGGAGGCGGTGGAGAGGTTCTGGTCTGGTGACCTGACGGCGCTGTCCCAGCACCACACCACGCCCAACGGCTCCCACAGCTTCGTCGTCGCCCATGACCAGTCGGCCACGTGGGGAATACCCGGCGCGCCCCAGGTCATGGCGATCGCCGTCGCCCGGGACCTGACCCGGTTCACGTACACCCTGGAGACGAGCCACCACGCCACGGTGTCCTTCGCCCAGAACTGGCTGGTCGAGCGCGGCTGCCCGCCCGAGAGGATCGCCAAGATCCGCGGCGGCTCCTTGAAGCCCGCCGACGACCTCACGGTGTGGGTCGAACGGCAGATCCGCGAGTCGGGCGCCCGGTACGAGGTCCTCGACAACCACACCTCGGACTTTGACCCGTGCGAGACGTGGACGCTGACGCGCGACTCCCGGGCCGACGACGCACCGATTCGGGTCTTCCACGAAGAGTGGGACCACGGCGCCGGCACGTACACGATGCGCGAGGGCGCCTTCGTCGACGCCGGCGCCGCCCACGCCTGGTTGGACGATCGCAGCGGCCCGTTGCCCGAGCCGCCGGAGTATCGCGATGACAACGGCGCCGTCGTCCGGGCCCGCATCGCCCGCATCGCCCTCGCCCGGTCGGCCGGTGCATCCGCGGCGCCGATGGCGG
- a CDS encoding DUF4913 domain-containing protein — translation MSDTSPTAPSPEPIRVSDEDLDDLASALAKTIAEVRRHGGILDRLGSEPDPVPTADQQTDGAPAAGAAGPEKADGPTSVFILALGGEAYAVELAALSNWVNYLFLPVYGREISTTRPWCAQWHEHPEAVARLHALWLAWQQLTDTEAGLSGPSTWHRDHLDQALVHLRAPDGPFAACTTSPARPNHRVLFTPAPQPSGVAA, via the coding sequence ATGTCCGACACCAGCCCGACCGCCCCCAGCCCTGAGCCGATCCGGGTCTCCGACGAAGACCTCGACGACCTCGCCAGCGCCCTCGCCAAGACCATCGCGGAGGTCAGGCGCCACGGCGGCATCCTCGACCGCCTCGGCTCCGAGCCCGATCCCGTTCCCACTGCCGACCAGCAGACGGACGGCGCTCCGGCAGCCGGGGCGGCCGGCCCCGAGAAGGCCGACGGCCCCACCTCGGTGTTCATCCTCGCTCTGGGCGGCGAGGCGTACGCCGTCGAACTCGCCGCCCTGAGCAACTGGGTGAACTACCTCTTCCTGCCGGTGTACGGCCGGGAGATCAGCACGACGCGTCCGTGGTGCGCGCAGTGGCACGAGCACCCAGAGGCCGTCGCCCGGCTGCACGCCCTCTGGCTCGCGTGGCAGCAACTCACCGACACCGAGGCTGGCCTGTCCGGTCCGTCGACCTGGCACCGCGACCACCTGGACCAGGCGCTGGTGCACCTCCGCGCCCCGGACGGTCCGTTCGCCGCGTGCACGACGAGCCCGGCCCGCCCCAATCACCGGGTTCTGTTCACCCCCGCCCCTCAGCCGTCGGGGGTGGCGGCATGA
- a CDS encoding DnaB-like helicase N-terminal domain-containing protein, which produces MNPLLKAEQAVVGAVLLDPGQLSQLEWLAPDHFYRPVHQALFAALRKLRGDGHPAVEGEGPVPLSWVTDAVAEAGLHVRGLTASYAHLLVSACPRPAHAAVYGRMVLEGAIHRTVAQHAIRLHQEARAGALQGEVEGALRYADVLTGVLTDLARRWGSEPRPVAPATSQTPDPPALARTQADQVAEDEEFLLAVLIERPGAIGEVVDWLRPGDFADPVHGHLYRCLGALHHRGEPIDRITLLWEAQRRGLLADGTLSEDRFAAICDGVGAGDAEWLGKQVMRSSLTRTAAATARAVRALAEDEALAPGRLINHALHALGPLDEVRARWQTANGRPASRAPTTAPSPSGPPAARVHAALTRSTPRTAPSPPGQLGPVPTPTAPRSPSRNHS; this is translated from the coding sequence ATGAACCCGCTGCTGAAGGCCGAGCAGGCGGTCGTCGGCGCGGTCCTGCTCGACCCAGGCCAGCTCTCGCAACTGGAGTGGCTCGCGCCGGATCACTTCTACCGACCGGTCCACCAGGCGCTGTTCGCGGCGCTGCGCAAGCTCCGAGGCGATGGCCACCCCGCAGTGGAGGGCGAGGGGCCGGTGCCGCTGTCGTGGGTGACCGACGCGGTCGCCGAGGCTGGCCTCCATGTCCGGGGATTGACCGCGTCGTACGCCCACCTGCTGGTCTCGGCCTGTCCGCGTCCTGCGCACGCTGCGGTGTACGGCCGCATGGTGCTGGAGGGGGCGATCCACCGCACCGTCGCCCAGCACGCGATCCGCCTTCACCAGGAGGCTCGCGCGGGCGCCCTGCAAGGCGAGGTCGAGGGAGCGCTGCGCTACGCGGACGTCCTGACGGGAGTACTCACCGATCTCGCCCGGCGGTGGGGCAGCGAACCACGCCCTGTCGCGCCCGCGACATCGCAGACCCCCGACCCGCCTGCCCTTGCGCGGACTCAGGCCGATCAGGTTGCCGAGGACGAGGAGTTCCTTCTGGCCGTCCTCATCGAGCGGCCGGGTGCTATAGGCGAGGTGGTGGACTGGCTGCGTCCCGGGGATTTCGCCGACCCGGTCCACGGGCACCTCTACCGGTGCCTCGGGGCGCTGCACCACCGGGGCGAGCCCATCGACCGGATCACCCTGCTCTGGGAGGCACAGCGGCGCGGCCTGCTGGCCGACGGCACGCTGTCCGAAGACCGGTTCGCCGCCATCTGCGACGGCGTGGGGGCTGGTGACGCCGAGTGGCTCGGCAAGCAGGTGATGCGTTCCTCCCTCACGCGCACCGCAGCCGCCACCGCCCGCGCCGTCCGCGCCCTTGCCGAGGACGAGGCCTTGGCCCCCGGGCGGCTCATCAACCACGCCCTACACGCGCTCGGCCCGCTCGACGAGGTCCGCGCCCGCTGGCAGACCGCGAACGGCCGGCCGGCTTCACGGGCGCCAACCACCGCTCCTTCCCCGAGCGGGCCGCCGGCGGCGCGGGTACACGCGGCCCTCACCCGCAGCACGCCACGCACTGCTCCGTCTCCACCGGGCCAGCTCGGCCCTGTGCCCACTCCGACCGCCCCACGCTCGCCCTCGCGCAACCACAGTTGA